Below is a window of Methylosinus sp. PW1 DNA.
CGAGGCCTTCGCCGCGCATCCTGCCGATTCGACCAGCCATCTCTACGAGCAATTCCTGAAGACGCTTATCGCGCGCGTGCAGAACTCCTCCGCCTGGGACTCGACCGCGATCTTCATCACCACGGATGAAGGCGGCGGCTACTATGATTCGGGCTATATTCAGCCGGTGGACTTCTTCGGCGACGGCACGCGCATTCCGCTCATCGTGGTCTCGCCCTACGCCAAGAAGGGCTATGTCGACCACACTTATTACGACCATGTCTCGCTGCTGAAATTCATCGAGCGGAACTGGAAGCTGCCGACGGTCTCGCATCTCAGCCGCGACAATCTGCCGAATCCGATTCCCTCGCGCGAGAATCCCTATATTCCCGCCAATCGGCCGGCGATCGGCGATCTCGTCGATCTCTTCGTCTTCGCCGATCGCGACCACGACGACGATCATGATCACGACCATCACGGCCATCACGATCACCGCCGTGACCGCTGAAGCATGAGTGGAGGCCGCGTCCGCAGCGACGCGGCCTCATGAAACGAAAAAAGGCCGCGCCTATCGGGCGCGGCCGCGTCATTTCGTGAGGTTGCTTCTCTTCAGAAGCCGACGCCGACGAGCACGAAGCGAGGGCAGGCGATGGTGTCGCAACGCCGCGGGGCGGGACGCAGCGCTTCCGCCACAGGCGTCGGAAGCAGCGGCGCGCGCGCTTCCATGTGGCGGCGCGGCGGCGCCGAATGATGCGCGAGCGCGCCGGGCCGCCTAGCGATGCGCCTGACCTTGCGATGCGTGGCGGCCGGCGCCGGCCGCGCGACGACCGCGCGTTCGATCACGGGCGGAAGAGGCGCGACATCGGCGACCGGAGCGGTCTCGGGGACGCGGACGTCGAGCTGGGCGACGGCGGCGGGCGCCATATCCGCCGGGGATGCGGCGGGCAATTCGAGCGCCAGTGCGGAAAAAGATACGCAAGTGGCGAAGATCGCCGCAGCAAGCCGCATGGCCTCATCCTTTCGTCTATGAAACGTCGCCTCGGACGTTCCCCGCCCGGACCTTTGGAAATTACGTTGAACGGCGCACACGCTCGAAACCGCGTCGATATTACGACGCCGAGAACCCTTCAAAAGCGTTCACGCTCTCGAATGTACCGGCACACTAGACGATTTCGCCCGCCTTGGCCAGCGATTGGGCAAGGGGGCGGCAGAGTGGCGGCGGGCATGTCGAATTTCGCGGATGCGCTATGAGCGGACATTCCTGATTTCATGCCGCATAGCCGAGCTCGACGATTGTTCTGCCTGCTTTCGGCCATGCAGCAGTTTGGAATAATCGAGCCATCGGGCAATTGACGACGTGTGGGTGACGTCGATCCTGGATCGATAACTTGCTCGAGGCAGCTTCCGGCGGGCCTAAGTTAGGACTTAGCTGACAGTTGGCTGCGAAGCGCCGGTGTCGATATCCGACGTTGTCACCCCAAAATGTGGAGATCATCGCCCGCCAGTCTCTTGCGCCCGAAAGGCCTGAACCGGGGTCCCTCTTAGCGGAAGCGCGAAGCGTTATCAGCGAGATAGTCGACAAATCGGCGAGGTGGACGCCCAGTGAGGCGTGCGGTCTCTCCGCTATCGGCGCTCGTCCAGCCTTGGGCAACAGGGTAAAAGATCGACGCAAGCATCTGCGCATGCCCTTCGGAAAGCCCGGACTTTGCAGCAAAGTCTAGGAAGCCTGCGGTGTCGACGGCTTCATAGCGGATGGGGCGGCGCAACACGGCGGAGAGTATTTCGGCGGCCTCACCATAGCTGACGCTTTCGGAGCCCGTGAGCGTAAACGCCTGTCCGTCATGTTCCGAAGTCGTCAAAGCGGTGATCGCGGCGTCTGCAATATCTCGTGCGTCGATCAAGCTCGTCCTGGCGTCACCGGCGGGTAAGGCAATCAACCCGTGATCGAGGATACCTTTGAGCCAATAGTGATGGAAATTGTCGAAGAACCAGTTCGGGCGCAGCAAGACATAGGGCGCGCCGGACTTTTCGACGAGTCGCTCCAGCTTGCGATAGGGTATGTCCTCGCTGGCGTCGACACCGATAGCCGTCTGCACAATGAGCTTAACACTGGCGGCAGCGGCAGCGTTGATGAAGCCAGCGAGCGCCAAGGGATCCGCGGTTCCGGTGGGAATCACGATGTAGGCAGCGTCAACGCCGGCCAGAGCACTTTCAAAGGTTTCCGGCTTTGCGAAATCGAGCACGACCGAGTTGTGCTGGCCACTTGAGCCGCTCCGCGACGCCGCTTTTACACGATGCCCAAGGGCGAGCAGTCTCGGGACCAGGTGTTGGCCCACTGTACCCGTCGCTGCAGTTACCAAAATCGTCTTCGCCATGATTGCCTCCGTGTCTGCCATT
It encodes the following:
- a CDS encoding SDR family oxidoreductase, which translates into the protein MAKTILVTAATGTVGQHLVPRLLALGHRVKAASRSGSSGQHNSVVLDFAKPETFESALAGVDAAYIVIPTGTADPLALAGFINAAAAASVKLIVQTAIGVDASEDIPYRKLERLVEKSGAPYVLLRPNWFFDNFHHYWLKGILDHGLIALPAGDARTSLIDARDIADAAITALTTSEHDGQAFTLTGSESVSYGEAAEILSAVLRRPIRYEAVDTAGFLDFAAKSGLSEGHAQMLASIFYPVAQGWTSADSGETARLTGRPPRRFVDYLADNASRFR